The DNA segment ATATCTTAAAGGAAGAAGCTTATACAAATGAAATTTCTTGCCTGCTCGGTGGTAAGTCCACCTTTTTGGAAACATTTCACCGCTCTGGTTATGGCTAATTGAATGTCGAAATCAGTTGGCTGGTGCATGAATGCTGCAAAACCCTCAAAACCGTAGGCATAGTAAATCTGTAAAGGAAatttatatatctatttttttattattcaaatatttcatcATTCATATCCATACCTTTATGTTCTTCAATTGGATTGGTTCGTCAAACTTCAATTTCTTTACATCTTCACCAGCCATTACTTGCATTAGTATGGGTAAATCCTTAGCAAATCGTGTTATTGGTCCTGAGGCTAAATACTGTGCAAAAGTCGGATCGTCGCTATATGGAAAGCTACCCTTAATGGAAAGCAAACCGCCAGTCGGTTTATGCCCAAATACACCACAAAACATTGAGGGCAAACGAATAGAGCCTCCGATATCCGAACCAAATCCGAAGACTGAAGCACCTGCGCCATTTAAAGCGCCCTATAGGCAATAGATTGAAAACATTATCTGCTGTATTTGAAGAACAGCAAAAATTAGCTGTTAAATATATTACCTCTCCTCCAGATGAACCCCCAGACACTCTGTTGAGATCATATGGATTACGACACTTTCCATACATTTTGGAGTTCGTTTCGTAGCTCATACAGAACTCGGGATTTGCTGAAACCAAAAGCGGTATACAACCCGCTGATCTAAGGCGCTCAACGATTTCATTATCACGTTCGCATTTCAAATTCTTTCGATAAATGTTGCCCACAACAAACGATAGGCCTATGAATATAGACATAAATAAAGTTAAGAGATAAAGATAGAGCAATATTTTTCATGCTTTCTGAATTTTCAgagaaaaatcattaattagTCACTAAAAGACTGGTTTGATACCAAATTTAATCTAGAAACAGATAATTAGTGAGCACTGTTTTTAAaccccttaaaaaaattaaaacaaaaatttaagaatgcCATGTATTTGAGCGAATATTCTACAACGTTTTTGCTACACACTGATAGTCTACTATTGGATATTATTCTTACTATAATGGGGATTGTAAGATTTTATGATTTACAACATTCATTCCTTATGTCATAATTCAGTTGGAAATATTCGAAGCTAATAAAAGTAAATCTATCCAGACTAAGAACatatttgatacatacatagtgaactttctaacaaaattttaagcaatatttcggtaaaattttcttataatccATCATATTTCCATCATCCTGAAATATTACATTGATATTGAAAGAGAATAACACACCCACATCCACAAAACGTTTCACGGATCCTTAGGATTTGGAAGTTAATAACTTCTAAAATACTACAATATATTTGGTAAATTCCATGTCTCAGTAACTATAAAGCCTTATAAAAAGAAACTCATTATTTTTCCAATGGGTGTCTTTAGTAATCTGTATATAACGTGGTACTATCATGAGCAAAAACTAGTTAGACTCGTAACTTCATTTGATAATTGTTAatgtattcttcaaaatctatgtcggcCGGCTTAAAGTAATCACCCTGGCCACAAAATCACTTCTGCCAATGTTTTTTCTAACTTCTCGAAATACTCGTAGTTGTTGAAAGCAAAGATCCAAGGCTTCTCGCCAAACTGACTGTTAATCATCGATTCTTATGCAATcgcttctttattttattgacgtgttgatcataagttgatgttgatggccgtcctgagCGTGGTACGTCGGCAACGCGTTCTGAAccctaaacactaatgattattatactctcgcaacaatgttgctaacgagagtattatagttttgttcacataacggttgtttgtaagtcctaaaactaaaagagtcagatatagggttatatataccaaagtgatcagggcgacgagtagagtcgaaatccggatgtctgtctgtccgtccgtccgtctgtccgtccgtccgtgcaagctgtaacttgagtaaaaaatgagatatcatgatgaaacttggtacacgtattccttggctccataagaaggttaagttcgaagatgggcaaaatctgcccactgccacgcccacaaaatggcggaaaccgaaaacctataaagtgtcataactaagccataaataaagatattaaagtgaaatttggcacaaaggatcgcattagggaggggcatatttggacgcaattgttttggaaaagtgggcgtggccccgccccctactaagttttttgtacatatctcggaaactactatagctatgtcaaccaaactctacagagtcgtttttttcaggtatttccatatacagttcaaaaatggaagaaatcggataataaccacgcccacctcccatacaaattatgttgaaaatcactaaaagtgcgttaaccgactaaccaaaaacgtcagaaacactaaattttacggaagaaatggtaaaaggaagctgcacccaggctttttttaaaaattgaaaatgggcgtggcgccgcccacttatggaccaagaaccatatctcgggaactacttaaccgatttcaatgaaattcggtatgtaatattttcttaacaccctgatgacatgtacgaaatacgggtgaaatcggttcacaaccacgccttcttccaatataaagctattttgaattccatctgatgccttctctgtataatacgagtataaacattaggaaccaatgatgatagcggaataaaactttacaaaaatacggtatttgaaaaatatttaaatgacggataatgaaatttcgattatcactttaccatgcgagagtataaaatgttcggtgacacccgaacttagcccttcctgaCTTGTTTTTAGATAACATTTGGCAAAGATGTCACTGATTGTCATAccaattaccaaaaaaaaaaaaaaaaaaaaacaagtaaggaatgaCTAACTTTAggtgcaactgaacattttatactcttgcaactagcaagaatcaaaaccaggTAAATAATTtgaggtgtaaaaccaatcaaatAGACTAAGGTCAGGCGGTCGTTAGGCCAACTTTTCGCTCAAATtcatctattttaggcacaaagatacactcataatttttcattgggataactcacatattgaccgatcaATAGCTCAGAATTTAAACATAAGGCATCCAGCCTTAAACAAGAAGTAAAGAGTAAACAAGAAGTTTGATGTGTGAACCGAATTTCCGGCGGCAAATCGCTGGTCATTTAAATCGACAGTGGTCGTGGCTGACTCGCTATGAGCTGACGCAATGGTTAGGAAGATTTTGCTACGAGCCAGTTCTTTGCCAATACAAAAGAGCATTTCTATGAGATTACCTTCAAAAATGACAACAAGTTATCGAACAAAACGGTATATATTTGACCGGAACCGGATCATTTCAACTACGTTAACAAAAATCTTCAATTTAAAGCAAACTATTTCCTTTTGCTACACCTTACACTAAAAAACTTCAAACTGTactcgatattttaatttccatcAGACGATTTTACTTTACAATAGATAAATCAAACATTAGATAGAGATCTACGTTATCTCGTACATGAATATGAAATCCTGCAGCTTGTAGCAGATTTTGATGAATTTATGGTATTacattttggtaaatattttagatacattttttgaaaaacttaagtGAATTTCTTATACTGGAAATGAGTAATTTTGACTCATTTAACcatgatatattttttcctaCCGTAATTTGATCAAATTTAGCGTGTAACCTATGGTTTTCTAGTCTAGAATCATGAAGATAATATTAGCTTCGAATGGCGAAgtaaattacatttatattctGTCAGCATAATCGTTTCTCTGCATGATCATTATAATACAAGTACATGTTATAATGATAAAACATGCTAATACAAACAGCGGGTTCACATAGCGATGATGTTAACGCTTTTAAGGTCCAAAATATTTGTTCTAAtagtacaataaataaaatgactAACGATGTACGAAAATGCTTAAggaatgcaaaatttaaaaaaaatccccGACGAAGGTTACAGAGTTGTCAGAGTTCCTCTCTGGCCGACCgctgaatgaaatattaaaGGTGACCTTAAATGTCATTTCGGAAATAAGGAAATGTATGAgtagtttttattgctttatgaatCATTGTAAAAACTTAATGGATTGCGTCAAAAACGTAATAAAAGCGTCTAAAAGCTTTTCATGTCATTAGAAAGTTCAATAATCACGTCGTTTACAATATACAGCTCACCTTTCACCCCGGCCGACTCTTTTACTGTAAACGGTATACCCAACAAGGGGTAGCGTCTGAAGAGTGCGATTAACTGCTCATCATTGGCTTTGGCAATTAAACCATCCGCATGTGCTGCTTCCTTCAGCGCTTGCTCGAAGCGATCGTCAAGAACGGCATTTAAACTTCCATTCACCGTCTGTATCCGCGCGATGTACGCTTGCACCAGTTGCTGGGCGGTGATCTGCGAAGAACTTTATTAATAAATaggattttttatgaatatataaaagCCTTGGTACCTTTTTTTGTCGCAGCTCCACAACTAATTCGCCAACAGACTTTAGCAGCAGCGCATCTTGAATTGGTGGATAATCAGGCAGTCGACGCGGCAACAGCAAATTAACAAGCGTATTGACGATAAAGCATAATGCATTGCCAAGGGCAAAAACAAAACGCAATACGAAAAGCATTATATTGAATTCGGCATGCAAATGTGACCGACTGAGAAATTGTTcaactataaatattattgttaccGAAATACATactcaatatatacatatgtacagcaaAGAGTGTTTTTTGGGAAGtatagaaattttattgaaaaaaacggAGAGCAATGGATTCAATAAAAATGCCTTTGgatttattctaaattttttggcaATTAGCTTTCGAATGTTTCGGTCATATATCTATCCCGTTTACATCTTAAGAATTTTCTACTAAGTTTTCGAACATAGCTGGTTTTAAGTTGTTAAAAACGCTGCAGTTTGCGCTGTCTCAGAAAAAGGTAGTCTAACGAAACTGAATCATATTTTCTAGATTACCGATTGCAGATCAATTTCTCGATTTTATAATATGAGAGTAAGTTGGACAATAGTCCGTACACGTAAATTTATACCGCCAAACAACACTCTTATATATGCCTTGATGATAATTCagaagttttcaataaattggtAGAGCAAACTAAGTAAACACGCTTTTTAGATTATAAAAAAGTCTTTAATTATATCCTGAAAAGTTTGCCGAAATGTTTTCAGCACCCAAAAGAACGTCGAAGatccaataaaatatataaacataaatgctGAGCATGACGAAAAtattcgatttagccatgtccgtctgtctgtctgcatatagGTACGCGAACTTGTCCCTCAATTTTGTAATATCGACCTAAAATTGTGCACACATTCGTTTGTTACCAATAagatgctcatttgtcggaacttaCCATATAGGAAGTTAGTTGTCATACTAATTGACCGACCGAACTCAAGTACTTGATGGGAATCTTTTgatttaacaaaatatcttcacgaaatgtaTAAGGGAAGAGTGTTTCGCTTCTGTGAAGCTgacgttaacgttttttttttgtttttaactgcATTATTTCTTTAATGTACCCTATTTTCcagtttaagggggtattctactctaaaagcatgaatttcaagtaatttttaaagtgtcgtgaAAAAAggcagttaatatttttactatccatttttttatggtgtttttattgatatcataagaatacagaaaaaaaacttacaaaaaattttaaaaattaaaataattagtggtctgaaataaaaatcaaaagaaattcttaatcagtaaggatgctgttatagtccacGACGTTAtttcagggaacacgaaaaattttttttttgaaaaatggcgactgcctgaaaataaaaataattttttacgctttttttgaaattcctgaatttttttaaaatattaaaaataaaaattttgacacgatgctgtTAAGATAAGGATAAAGGATCAtgtaaagaaggttcacacaaaatttcaagtaaatcggttgtatagaacttgagataatgtcGGTACCATGTGGAAAAAactagtttcgagaaaaacgcgtttaaaaattcgatacggccgaaccgggctaggtactgcgtcactaaagtaactgtagctcttaaaataattttaatttttaaaaatccttgttcttaagggtctaaactttaaatatataaaaaaaaatttgtttcaaaattctagagtagtaTACCCCCTTAAACATGGAAGATTACTAAGATTTGTAttacaaaaactaaacaaaattaaaatatctaaaaattttaaataaatttaaaagcttatttttttagtatatatttgtttttaagatatcgttttgaaattttgtgagctgctcatttttcggaacggccgatatctaTTTGAACGATCGGGATCAAATGC comes from the Bactrocera neohumeralis isolate Rockhampton chromosome 2, APGP_CSIRO_Bneo_wtdbg2-racon-allhic-juicebox.fasta_v2, whole genome shotgun sequence genome and includes:
- the LOC126768034 gene encoding fatty-acid amide hydrolase 2-like — protein: MAAIQVEQFLSRSHLHAEFNIMLFVLRFVFALGNALCFIVNTLVNLLLPRRLPDYPPIQDALLLKSVGELVVELRQKKITAQQLVQAYIARIQTVNGSLNAVLDDRFEQALKEAAHADGLIAKANDEQLIALFRRYPLLGIPFTVKESAGVKGLSFVVGNIYRKNLKCERDNEIVERLRSAGCIPLLVSANPEFCMSYETNSKMYGKCRNPYDLNRVSGGSSGGEGALNGAGASVFGFGSDIGGSIRLPSMFCGVFGHKPTGGLLSIKGSFPYSDDPTFAQYLASGPITRFAKDLPILMQVMAGEDVKKLKFDEPIQLKNIKIYYAYGFEGFAAFMHQPTDFDIQLAITRAVKCFQKGGLTTEQIKLEKFVHAREIGLSALAELKGIPSITKEAKPEVSKLIWQLILSLFGLSVHNRDAVIMEWIRTKKIYLNDEQAADFRTEREALKEELVKMLGDNGVLILPTFPTSAFGFYTSTLNLVGVDLMLMFNILGFPATHVPMGLDHRGLPIGFQVVAAPYQDKLCLQIAAELEGAFGGWVPPLQHDIKT